A region from the Lentisphaera profundi genome encodes:
- a CDS encoding SDR family NAD(P)-dependent oxidoreductase encodes MNKKLNGHTVIISGAAGDIGRATVMAYAQQGANIAAGDILEPEALSDLRDQVEALGCRFHYQKCDVTEASEVNNWIDQVTEDLGLPDIVVSNAAVTKQMSLREIDVEEWQRQIAINLTGSFNLISQCANRLSQAKKPGRMVVVGSWAAENVHRNLPAYCTSKAGLRMLMKCAAKEYAPDQILINEIAPGIVDAGLSAKIFREKPQIKESLLEQVPLGRFLTPQDIAEQIVYLSSFDNCHITGTILLMDGGLSLNTECSTK; translated from the coding sequence ATGAATAAAAAATTAAATGGACATACCGTTATAATCTCTGGCGCCGCGGGTGATATAGGCCGTGCCACCGTTATGGCATACGCTCAACAAGGAGCGAATATTGCCGCAGGTGATATTCTTGAGCCAGAAGCACTTAGTGATTTGCGAGATCAGGTGGAAGCTCTGGGCTGCCGCTTTCATTATCAAAAGTGCGATGTGACTGAAGCGAGCGAAGTTAATAATTGGATTGATCAAGTCACTGAGGACTTAGGTCTACCAGATATTGTTGTCAGCAATGCCGCCGTCACCAAACAAATGAGTTTGCGTGAAATTGATGTGGAAGAATGGCAGCGCCAAATCGCCATTAATTTAACAGGCAGTTTTAACCTCATTAGTCAATGTGCTAATCGTCTTTCACAAGCGAAAAAACCCGGGCGCATGGTGGTTGTAGGAAGTTGGGCAGCTGAAAACGTCCACAGAAATTTACCTGCCTATTGCACGAGTAAGGCGGGACTTCGCATGCTGATGAAGTGTGCAGCAAAAGAGTATGCCCCTGATCAAATTTTGATCAATGAAATTGCGCCGGGCATTGTTGATGCCGGCCTCAGTGCCAAGATTTTCAGAGAGAAGCCACAAATCAAAGAGAGCTTACTCGAACAAGTTCCGCTTGGGCGCTTCTTGACGCCCCAGGATATTGCCGAACAAATCGTCTATTTGAGTTCTTTTGATAACTGCCATATTACCGGTACGATTTTGCTGATGGATGGCGGCTTGAGTTTGAATACCGAGTGCTCGACTAAATAG
- a CDS encoding aspartate aminotransferase family protein, translating into MNKAETIFANNKKFIPGGVVSLNRSIDPVRSFVKAKGAYLYDVDGNKYIDYHAAFSPHLLGHNDDTVNQAVIESIQNNESLMGAGPTLWEGELAELLCTLVPNLDSVQITNTGSEATFHAIRLARSVTGREEVILMQGGYNGWHNDVAFNLMDPLEKIKGWKPGGECPLNAMSAGIPSTQSKLLHAVQYNDLEAIETLLKTKKIAAILMEPILQNIGIIKPQAGFLEGIRTLCDTYGTLLVFDEVKTGFRHALAGYQSICGVRPDLCSFGKAVANGYPLGVIGGKKEIMDYFIHPDPKKRVMVAGTYNAHPTPVAAAIATLKILRDREAEVYGHLETLGAKMEKGLKAIFDAHNFKTTTIRQGSAFVTYFMDHAPQNWTDVITHNDMDLDKVYREALIEKGIFNFPTATKQGSISFAHTAEDIDETLRQTEAVVSQLKH; encoded by the coding sequence ATGAATAAAGCAGAAACTATTTTCGCAAACAACAAAAAATTTATCCCAGGGGGAGTCGTCTCCCTTAATCGTAGCATTGATCCCGTGCGCTCTTTTGTCAAAGCCAAAGGTGCCTACCTCTATGATGTAGACGGCAATAAGTATATTGATTATCATGCGGCATTTTCTCCCCATCTCTTGGGTCATAACGATGATACGGTGAATCAAGCCGTCATTGAATCAATTCAAAATAATGAATCACTCATGGGGGCGGGGCCGACACTTTGGGAAGGCGAGCTAGCTGAACTCCTCTGTACTCTTGTGCCCAATCTTGATAGCGTTCAAATCACTAATACGGGATCAGAGGCTACTTTCCATGCTATTCGTTTAGCACGTTCGGTTACAGGACGGGAAGAAGTTATTCTTATGCAGGGTGGTTATAATGGTTGGCACAATGATGTAGCGTTTAACTTAATGGACCCACTAGAAAAAATTAAGGGCTGGAAACCAGGTGGTGAATGCCCACTTAATGCCATGAGTGCGGGTATCCCTTCAACGCAGTCCAAATTATTACACGCGGTACAATATAATGATTTGGAAGCCATTGAAACACTCTTAAAGACCAAAAAGATTGCCGCCATTCTAATGGAGCCGATTTTACAAAATATTGGTATCATCAAACCGCAGGCGGGTTTCCTTGAGGGCATTCGTACCCTATGCGATACCTACGGAACTTTATTGGTTTTTGACGAAGTTAAAACTGGCTTTCGTCATGCCTTAGCTGGCTATCAATCAATCTGTGGTGTGCGTCCTGACTTATGCTCATTTGGTAAAGCAGTCGCGAATGGTTATCCCCTAGGTGTGATCGGTGGTAAAAAAGAAATCATGGATTATTTCATTCACCCAGATCCCAAGAAACGCGTCATGGTCGCGGGCACGTATAATGCTCACCCCACACCCGTGGCAGCAGCCATTGCAACGCTGAAAATCTTACGTGATCGTGAAGCCGAAGTCTATGGTCACCTCGAAACTTTGGGTGCGAAAATGGAAAAAGGCCTCAAGGCCATTTTTGATGCTCATAATTTCAAGACCACGACGATACGTCAAGGCTCAGCTTTTGTGACCTATTTTATGGATCACGCACCACAGAACTGGACTGATGTGATCACCCATAACGATATGGACTTGGATAAAGTCTACCGTGAAGCCTTGATCGAAAAAGGCATCTTCAATTTCCCCACAGCGACTAAGCAGGGCAGTATTTCTTTTGCTCATACAGCAGAAGATATTGATGAAACGCTGAGACAAACTGAAGCGGTAGTTTCTCAACTTAAACACTAG
- the dgoD gene encoding galactonate dehydratase, giving the protein MKIVKIETHVCNAKMRNWIFVKIITDQPGLHGWGEATLEWHTRGVVGAIEDLSQLLIGEDPTRIEYLWQMMYRQHFWHGNGIVRSTAIAGIDIALWDILGKFLGVPCSKLWGGPVRDHIRTYAHLGGGKMEDFYETSDDDHKRFGELAQEAVEKGYTAFKTMAVPSTLPIEGSRAINYAVNNVAAMREAVGENIDIMVDCHARPSPAMGLKFGKALEPFNLYFYEEPCWPESVEGLSMINKALTTPVATGERLTHLAQFKTLFEARGCEICQLDITHCGGLSEARRIAALAEAHRIALAPHNPQGPISTAASLEFGFSQPSYIICETVTEDVPWRKDIVTEGYTIEPKGQIVFPNTKPGLGIEINEEEIKKYPFKQELLQRAFNEDNSIGDW; this is encoded by the coding sequence ATGAAGATAGTAAAAATAGAAACTCATGTTTGCAATGCAAAAATGCGCAACTGGATTTTTGTAAAAATCATCACTGATCAGCCCGGTTTGCACGGTTGGGGTGAAGCCACACTCGAATGGCATACACGTGGCGTTGTGGGAGCTATTGAAGACTTGAGCCAATTACTTATTGGCGAAGATCCTACACGTATTGAATACCTCTGGCAGATGATGTATCGCCAACACTTTTGGCACGGCAATGGCATAGTACGCTCCACGGCGATTGCGGGCATTGATATAGCTTTATGGGATATTTTAGGTAAATTTCTTGGCGTCCCTTGTAGTAAATTATGGGGTGGTCCGGTTCGTGATCATATCAGAACTTATGCACACCTCGGTGGTGGCAAAATGGAAGATTTTTACGAAACGTCTGATGACGATCATAAGCGCTTTGGCGAATTGGCACAAGAAGCTGTGGAAAAAGGTTATACGGCGTTTAAAACCATGGCCGTACCAAGTACCTTGCCGATCGAGGGTTCTCGCGCCATTAATTATGCCGTCAATAATGTGGCCGCCATGCGCGAAGCCGTGGGCGAAAATATCGATATCATGGTTGATTGTCATGCGCGACCTTCACCGGCAATGGGCCTCAAATTTGGTAAGGCACTTGAGCCTTTCAATCTCTACTTTTATGAAGAGCCCTGTTGGCCAGAGAGTGTTGAGGGTTTGAGTATGATCAATAAAGCCTTGACCACCCCGGTAGCCACAGGTGAACGCCTCACTCATTTGGCTCAGTTCAAGACTTTATTCGAAGCGCGCGGTTGTGAAATATGTCAGCTCGATATCACTCATTGTGGTGGCTTGAGTGAAGCAAGACGTATTGCGGCACTCGCAGAAGCTCATCGAATTGCACTTGCACCTCACAATCCTCAAGGACCGATTAGTACAGCGGCCTCGCTTGAGTTCGGCTTTTCTCAGCCGAGTTACATCATCTGTGAGACCGTTACAGAAGATGTGCCGTGGAGAAAAGATATTGTAACTGAGGGCTACACGATTGAACCCAAAGGTCAGATCGTATTCCCCAATACAAAACCCGGCTTGGGCATAGAAATAAACGAAGAAGAAATCAAGAAATATCCCTTTAAACAAGAATTATTGCAAAGAGCTTTTAACGAAGACAACAGCATTGGAGATTGGTAA
- a CDS encoding SMP-30/gluconolactonase/LRE family protein, with the protein MSLNVIKNSASELGESPVWDPRLNCLYWLDILKGEIFSWAANREVRLCAKLPYSVGSLALTDNEDILLLATEKGFAFYDLNKASIEFIADPEKHLVNNRFNDGKCDPRGRYWAGTMAKDGQGKCGHLYCLASDGSIATKLSEVNCSNGLVWNKSQDKMYYIDTGRHCIDSFDYDVTSGEIKKRRTIFRMDAEQGFLDGMTIDEEGRLWVAVWGGGCVICVDPEKEAILERILLPVSQVTCCTFGGENLSTLFISSASLGLAEQDKKKQDLAGYIFTYEMSVKGFLSDFYPTI; encoded by the coding sequence ATGAGTTTAAATGTCATTAAAAATAGTGCTTCTGAACTGGGTGAAAGCCCGGTTTGGGATCCCCGCCTCAATTGCTTGTATTGGCTTGATATCCTCAAGGGAGAAATATTCTCTTGGGCCGCGAATAGGGAAGTGCGTTTATGTGCTAAATTGCCCTATTCTGTGGGCTCCTTAGCCTTGACTGATAATGAAGATATCCTGCTTTTAGCAACTGAGAAAGGTTTTGCCTTTTACGATCTGAATAAAGCGAGCATTGAGTTTATTGCCGACCCTGAAAAACATTTAGTCAATAATCGTTTTAACGATGGCAAGTGCGATCCCCGCGGACGCTACTGGGCGGGGACTATGGCCAAAGATGGGCAAGGTAAGTGCGGTCATCTTTATTGCTTAGCTAGTGATGGATCTATCGCTACAAAACTATCTGAGGTAAACTGCTCGAATGGCTTAGTGTGGAATAAATCACAAGATAAGATGTACTACATTGATACCGGACGTCACTGCATAGATAGCTTTGACTATGATGTCACGAGCGGAGAGATAAAGAAGCGTCGAACAATTTTCAGGATGGATGCTGAGCAAGGTTTTCTCGATGGCATGACCATAGATGAAGAAGGACGTCTTTGGGTGGCCGTTTGGGGAGGCGGATGCGTCATCTGTGTGGATCCAGAGAAAGAAGCGATCTTGGAGCGCATTTTACTTCCGGTGAGTCAGGTAACTTGCTGTACTTTTGGCGGAGAAAATTTATCGACTCTATTCATTAGCTCGGCGAGCCTCGGTTTAGCTGAGCAAGACAAAAAAAAGCAAGATTTAGCAGGTTATATATTTACGTATGAAATGTCTGTAAAAGGTTTTTTATCAGACTTTTACCCAACTATTTAG
- a CDS encoding extracellular solute-binding protein, translating into MINKKIMQISRFDQILDHVRERIVLLEFPVGSKLPSERQLALDYQCSQATMNKVVSTLISDNLLERTEKRGAFVKRAKQNEIKFMGWMASEKSGVEVWDQLLDDFQDAQNNLKIDAQTLHYSEMQEELTRSAGRGEAPDLAQVSRNWTGHLASLGVLEPLEDKLSQNIVQDHLTWADDKKHSKEELYSIDFSLVPMLLYVNCDILEQCGLASDAEPQNLAEFVQLIEAVNQAGRQNDQGQDYHGFLAPNLSDEVTGQWFLPWLFAAGGNFFNAQGEIAIGGQEARETLISYKKCLANSPEKISIWNVRQLFEQGRSAFIIDGPRGEDFFKNSKMKIKAISLPKDAQGKSSSLNANHALSLFAQSENQLLGSKLIDTILNDSQLAELNYREQGYLPPRRSLLENEIYQEPFAQLVLQEALEGRRSSSYLPSYQLAIGLLGHAISRALNGQAKLENVLEETAANIDYLMSHSKGSI; encoded by the coding sequence ATGATAAACAAAAAAATAATGCAGATCAGCCGTTTTGATCAAATTTTGGATCATGTGCGTGAAAGGATTGTACTACTTGAATTTCCAGTGGGCTCTAAGTTACCTAGTGAACGTCAGTTGGCTTTGGATTATCAATGCTCCCAGGCGACGATGAATAAAGTGGTCTCTACTTTAATATCCGACAACTTATTGGAACGTACGGAAAAAAGAGGTGCCTTCGTTAAAAGAGCCAAACAAAACGAAATAAAATTTATGGGCTGGATGGCTTCAGAAAAATCTGGAGTTGAAGTTTGGGATCAACTTTTAGATGACTTTCAGGATGCGCAAAATAATTTAAAGATAGATGCACAGACTTTGCATTATAGTGAAATGCAAGAAGAATTGACTCGCTCTGCAGGCAGGGGAGAGGCACCTGACTTAGCTCAGGTATCGCGCAACTGGACGGGTCACCTGGCTAGCTTAGGGGTACTTGAACCTTTAGAAGACAAGTTATCGCAAAATATTGTGCAAGACCACTTAACATGGGCTGATGACAAAAAGCATTCTAAAGAAGAATTGTACTCTATCGATTTTAGCTTAGTGCCGATGCTTTTATATGTCAATTGCGATATTCTCGAGCAATGTGGTTTGGCTAGCGATGCCGAACCACAAAACTTAGCTGAATTCGTTCAATTAATTGAAGCAGTTAATCAGGCCGGGCGTCAAAATGATCAAGGTCAAGATTACCATGGTTTTCTAGCTCCCAACCTGAGTGATGAAGTTACGGGGCAGTGGTTTTTGCCCTGGTTGTTTGCGGCGGGAGGCAATTTTTTCAATGCACAGGGCGAAATCGCTATTGGTGGTCAAGAAGCAAGAGAAACTTTGATTAGTTACAAAAAATGTCTTGCAAACTCACCTGAAAAAATCTCCATTTGGAATGTTCGTCAACTCTTTGAGCAAGGTCGATCGGCTTTCATTATTGATGGGCCAAGAGGTGAAGATTTCTTTAAAAATAGCAAGATGAAGATCAAGGCCATTAGCTTGCCAAAAGATGCGCAAGGTAAGTCTTCTTCACTTAATGCGAATCACGCTTTAAGCCTCTTTGCGCAATCAGAGAATCAATTACTGGGGAGCAAGTTGATTGATACGATTCTCAATGATAGTCAATTAGCGGAACTAAATTATAGAGAACAGGGCTACCTACCTCCACGACGCAGTTTACTCGAAAATGAAATTTATCAAGAGCCCTTTGCGCAACTTGTTTTACAAGAAGCACTCGAGGGACGTCGATCTTCGTCGTACTTGCCCTCGTATCAGTTGGCGATTGGCCTTTTGGGGCACGCCATTAGTCGTGCACTCAATGGTCAAGCTAAACTTGAGAATGTGCTCGAGGAAACGGCCGCCAATATTGACTACCTCATGAGTCACTCCAAGGGGTCTATTTAA
- a CDS encoding FAD-binding and (Fe-S)-binding domain-containing protein encodes MSFKKFYQQISKEISSPRLLTKPMELLAHGTDASFYRLTPKLVVKAANEEHIQSLLTHAYKEDVSLTFRTAGTSLSGQAVTDSVLVKLGHDWNDYTIEAEGSLIRLQPGIIGSRANHYLKSYGRKIGPDPASIDSAMIGGIAANNASGMCCGTAQNSYQTLAGIRLILADGTLLDSRDSTSVENFKKQQASLLNSLSKIRQEILADSQLHETIKRKYKIKNTSGYGLNSFIDFEDPLDILLHLIIGSEGTLAFISDITYKTVIDPQFKSCSLILFKNIAQACQASAELKKSPVAAVELMDEASLQCMAGRPNVPNEIAPGMVALLVDLRACSSEELKTKIEKVQLCIKDYGLDYNFTSDAKTYANLWEIRKGLFPIVGANRDSGTTVIIEDVCFPLDELAQATVALQNLLLKHGYDKAIIFGHALEGNLHFVFTQDFNQASEVQRYASFMDDLSELVCDQYHGSLKAEHGTGRNMAPFIEAEWGANAYRLMQQVKNIFDPKNILNPDVIISTNSQLHLQNLKPIPQADALVDQCIECGFCESACPSKDLTLSPRQRIAVWREIKRQENAGEDTKNWLKDFQYLGNDTCAADGMCATKCPVDIDTGQLIKKLRTLQHSSLTRSVAQFSAKHFSLSQSFIKTGLKLAKVTGKYPQQPKTKS; translated from the coding sequence ATGAGCTTTAAAAAGTTCTACCAACAGATAAGCAAAGAAATTTCATCACCGCGCTTACTCACTAAGCCCATGGAACTTTTAGCCCATGGTACCGATGCGAGTTTTTATCGACTGACGCCAAAACTTGTTGTAAAGGCGGCAAATGAAGAGCATATACAAAGCTTGCTGACCCATGCATACAAAGAAGATGTCTCACTCACTTTTCGCACAGCTGGCACCAGCCTATCGGGTCAGGCCGTCACTGACTCCGTCTTAGTAAAGCTTGGTCACGATTGGAATGATTATACTATTGAGGCTGAGGGTTCATTAATTCGTTTACAGCCCGGCATCATTGGTTCACGAGCCAATCATTATCTGAAATCCTATGGGCGTAAAATCGGCCCTGATCCCGCCTCAATTGATTCTGCCATGATTGGAGGAATCGCAGCGAATAATGCTAGCGGTATGTGCTGCGGCACCGCTCAAAACTCCTATCAAACTCTCGCCGGCATACGCCTCATTTTAGCTGATGGAACCCTCTTGGATAGTCGCGACTCGACTTCTGTAGAGAACTTTAAAAAACAGCAAGCTAGTCTCTTGAACTCACTCAGTAAAATTCGACAGGAGATCCTGGCGGATTCGCAACTACATGAGACCATCAAAAGAAAATACAAAATAAAAAATACCAGTGGCTATGGACTCAATAGTTTTATTGATTTTGAAGATCCCCTCGATATTCTCCTCCACTTAATTATTGGTTCTGAAGGCACCTTAGCCTTCATCTCAGACATTACTTACAAGACTGTTATTGACCCGCAATTTAAGTCTTGCTCGCTCATTTTATTCAAAAATATTGCACAAGCTTGCCAAGCTAGTGCCGAGCTTAAAAAATCCCCTGTTGCAGCTGTCGAACTCATGGACGAAGCCTCCCTTCAGTGCATGGCGGGCCGACCTAATGTACCCAATGAAATTGCTCCGGGCATGGTTGCACTTCTCGTCGATCTACGCGCTTGCAGTTCCGAAGAATTAAAGACAAAAATAGAAAAAGTACAGCTATGTATAAAAGATTACGGGCTTGACTATAACTTCACTTCCGATGCTAAAACTTATGCCAACTTATGGGAAATTCGCAAGGGTTTATTCCCTATCGTCGGAGCTAATCGTGACAGCGGAACCACCGTTATCATCGAAGATGTTTGCTTCCCCTTAGATGAATTAGCCCAAGCCACTGTGGCACTACAAAATTTACTGCTCAAACATGGCTATGATAAGGCGATCATTTTTGGCCATGCACTGGAAGGGAATTTACATTTTGTCTTCACTCAGGATTTTAATCAAGCCAGCGAAGTGCAACGCTATGCCTCATTCATGGATGACTTGTCCGAATTAGTTTGTGATCAATATCACGGCTCACTCAAAGCAGAACATGGTACAGGACGTAATATGGCTCCTTTCATTGAAGCTGAATGGGGGGCTAATGCCTATCGTTTAATGCAGCAAGTAAAAAATATTTTCGATCCTAAAAATATCCTCAATCCAGATGTCATTATATCCACGAATTCGCAACTCCACCTCCAAAACCTCAAACCCATCCCCCAGGCAGATGCACTCGTCGATCAATGTATTGAGTGTGGTTTTTGTGAATCGGCCTGCCCTTCAAAGGATCTCACCCTATCACCTCGTCAGCGTATAGCTGTATGGCGCGAGATTAAACGTCAAGAAAACGCAGGTGAAGATACAAAAAACTGGCTAAAGGATTTTCAATATTTAGGAAATGATACCTGTGCAGCCGATGGCATGTGTGCCACAAAATGCCCCGTCGATATAGATACGGGTCAACTCATTAAAAAATTGCGCACCCTGCAACATAGCAGCCTCACTCGCTCAGTAGCGCAATTCAGTGCTAAGCATTTCAGTTTAAGTCAATCATTTATTAAGACCGGGCTTAAGCTTGCTAAAGTCACAGGGAAATACCCCCAGCAGCCAAAAACGAAGTCTTGA
- a CDS encoding SLC5 family protein: MDNLITNIDLLVLGAYVLVLCLVGWWAGKKEKLKADDYFLAGRSLPWYVVGTSQVASNISAPEIVGAIGGAFLYGICIAVWSWGNIMSFSLLIWLFIPFLLASRVFTIPQFLEKRFNPSMRLFFAIITILANITTFLAAVLYIGGLTLREVMGMKVEASSFMGLTMDWNLLIGIIVIAFFSGIWAIYGGLRSVAWTDFLTLIFIIAGITGISYFGLKSLSGEANSLVEGWKIMIERNEAQTGVWQEVVAQHAETIAGPGETSYNRLSVVQPLTHKVIPWPQLILITFTISIWYNVINQFIIQRILGAKSQWDARMGMVLAGYLKIVLPFLIVVPGLILFATHPELLRGEFNTLGTIADGAYLLLVKQYLPVGLVGLFLAALFGAIQSTVNSVLNSTSTIFTIDIVKEHINPNISEKAQIRCGVWSSIGFLVLSVMIAYGMFYFSDADIFVYVQSLYSFFAPPFAAVFLLGILWRRINGTGALWAVSLGFVLGISLKILVGMGVFDANFFPWLNSFLNQAAVNWAFCMVVCIVVSLMTAPPAPEKVSDSLTMNWSKLNIFEGISGSKWYHNILLWWGLFVVIIIALVIKFW, from the coding sequence ATGGATAACCTGATAACAAATATAGATCTGCTCGTACTTGGGGCCTATGTCTTAGTTTTATGTCTCGTCGGTTGGTGGGCGGGGAAAAAAGAAAAACTGAAGGCGGATGATTATTTTTTGGCAGGTCGTTCTTTGCCGTGGTATGTGGTGGGAACATCACAAGTAGCGTCTAATATTTCAGCGCCAGAAATTGTCGGTGCCATTGGTGGAGCCTTCCTTTACGGTATTTGCATTGCCGTTTGGTCATGGGGCAATATCATGTCCTTTTCTTTATTGATCTGGCTATTTATTCCTTTCTTATTGGCTTCTCGTGTTTTCACCATTCCGCAATTTTTAGAAAAGCGTTTCAATCCTTCGATGCGACTCTTTTTTGCGATCATCACGATTTTGGCAAATATCACAACATTTCTCGCAGCCGTTTTGTATATCGGTGGTCTCACTCTAAGGGAAGTGATGGGTATGAAGGTGGAAGCCTCTTCTTTCATGGGACTGACGATGGATTGGAACCTGCTCATTGGGATTATTGTGATTGCGTTCTTTTCTGGTATTTGGGCAATATACGGCGGCTTACGCTCGGTGGCTTGGACTGACTTCCTCACACTCATTTTCATTATCGCTGGTATTACAGGGATAAGCTATTTTGGCCTGAAATCTTTATCTGGAGAAGCTAATTCTCTAGTGGAAGGCTGGAAAATCATGATTGAGCGTAATGAAGCGCAAACAGGTGTGTGGCAAGAAGTGGTGGCGCAACATGCCGAGACCATTGCAGGGCCGGGCGAGACTAGTTATAACAGGCTCTCAGTGGTTCAGCCTCTGACCCACAAAGTTATCCCGTGGCCCCAGCTCATTTTGATTACTTTTACCATAAGTATTTGGTATAACGTCATTAACCAATTTATTATTCAGCGTATCCTGGGCGCTAAGAGTCAGTGGGATGCGCGAATGGGAATGGTCTTGGCGGGCTATCTCAAAATCGTATTGCCTTTTCTTATCGTGGTGCCGGGACTCATTCTCTTCGCCACTCACCCCGAATTACTCAGAGGTGAATTCAATACCTTGGGAACTATTGCTGATGGAGCTTACTTGCTCTTGGTTAAACAGTATCTTCCTGTGGGCCTAGTGGGGCTCTTTCTCGCAGCTTTGTTTGGTGCTATCCAATCAACAGTGAATTCAGTTCTAAACTCGACCTCGACCATTTTTACAATTGATATTGTCAAGGAACACATCAATCCCAACATAAGCGAGAAAGCGCAAATACGTTGTGGTGTTTGGTCATCGATCGGCTTCTTAGTGTTATCCGTAATGATTGCCTATGGTATGTTTTACTTTAGTGATGCCGATATCTTTGTTTACGTGCAATCATTGTACTCCTTCTTTGCGCCGCCTTTCGCCGCGGTATTCCTCTTGGGGATCTTGTGGAGACGGATCAATGGGACGGGTGCCTTATGGGCAGTTTCATTGGGTTTTGTTTTAGGTATTAGTCTGAAAATATTGGTTGGCATGGGCGTCTTTGACGCCAACTTTTTCCCCTGGCTCAATTCATTCCTCAATCAAGCGGCGGTCAACTGGGCCTTCTGTATGGTGGTTTGCATAGTTGTTAGTCTAATGACAGCGCCGCCTGCGCCAGAGAAAGTAAGCGATAGTTTAACAATGAACTGGAGTAAGCTCAATATTTTTGAAGGTATTTCGGGCAGTAAATGGTATCACAATATTTTGTTGTGGTGGGGCCTTTTTGTGGTGATTATTATCGCTCTAGTGATTAAATTTTGGTAA